Proteins from one Flavobacterium sp. N2038 genomic window:
- a CDS encoding DUF4249 domain-containing protein codes for MNVSIIKKMTLALFVCVILSGCTEQYVFQNQDFEDAMIVEATLTNELKHHEINISRTRLLNDTIKIAESGANVTVVDSDSNEFHFDEKDGKYISSNEFKIEPNKNYQLKITTKSGKSYISSPETLTTPNTIDLEAKVAEKDGIQGVQINVKSFDPANTSKYYRYEYDETYKVQTVYNTTERVELVPYQNTFKMIIVPAEPNTHICYSTKHSTGIIQTNTKDLTEDRVNFPVRFIDKSNYIIAYRYSILVSQYTQNQSAYDYYNTSKKMIDSGELLSPNQPGYIIGNIKSTSDSSEKVVGFFEVASVSKKRIFFNFNDIFPSDDPTLFFRKCEPEEIQFSVIPMDNYKVLTTHVYIGGGPGMSPTSYWMVEKECGDCTSFSSNVIPSFWEN; via the coding sequence ATGAATGTATCAATAATCAAAAAAATGACGTTGGCTCTTTTTGTTTGTGTTATTTTATCGGGCTGCACAGAACAATACGTTTTTCAAAACCAGGATTTTGAAGACGCAATGATTGTCGAAGCCACATTAACAAATGAATTAAAACATCATGAAATAAACATTTCAAGAACCAGACTTCTTAACGATACTATAAAAATTGCCGAGTCTGGAGCTAACGTTACTGTTGTTGACAGCGACAGTAATGAATTTCATTTTGATGAAAAAGACGGAAAATATATTTCTTCAAATGAATTTAAAATAGAACCAAATAAGAACTACCAATTAAAAATAACAACCAAATCCGGAAAATCATATATTTCTTCACCAGAAACTTTAACTACACCAAACACTATTGATTTAGAAGCTAAAGTGGCTGAAAAAGATGGCATACAAGGTGTTCAGATTAATGTTAAAAGTTTTGATCCTGCAAATACATCTAAATATTATCGTTATGAATATGACGAGACTTATAAAGTACAAACTGTTTACAATACAACAGAACGTGTAGAATTAGTACCTTATCAAAATACGTTTAAAATGATTATAGTCCCGGCCGAACCAAATACTCATATTTGCTACAGCACAAAACATTCGACTGGCATTATACAAACAAATACAAAAGATTTAACCGAAGACCGCGTAAACTTTCCTGTTCGCTTTATTGACAAATCAAATTATATAATCGCTTATCGTTACAGTATTTTGGTTTCTCAGTACACGCAAAATCAATCTGCTTACGATTACTATAATACATCCAAAAAAATGATAGATTCAGGAGAATTGTTATCTCCAAACCAGCCCGGATACATTATCGGAAATATCAAATCAACTTCAGATTCATCAGAAAAAGTGGTCGGTTTCTTTGAGGTTGCCTCGGTTTCAAAAAAAAGAATCTTTTTCAATTTTAACGACATTTTTCCATCAGATGATCCAACGCTATTCTTTAGAAAATGCGAGCCAGAAGAAATCCAGTTTAGTGTAATACCCATGGACAATTATAAAGTACTCACCACTCATGTTTATATAGGAGGAGGTCCGGGAATGTCTCCAACATCATACTGGATGGTTGAAAAAGAATGCGGAGATTGTACATCATTTTCTTCTAACGTAATACCTTCATTTTGGGAAAATTAA
- the rpsO gene encoding 30S ribosomal protein S15, with translation MYLTKEKKEEIFAQHGGATNTGNAEGQIALFTYRISHLTEHLKKNRHDYNTERSLVLLVGKRRALLDYLKKKEINRYREIIKVLNIRK, from the coding sequence ATGTATTTAACTAAAGAAAAGAAAGAAGAGATTTTCGCACAACACGGTGGTGCAACAAACACTGGAAACGCAGAAGGTCAAATTGCATTGTTCACTTACAGAATTTCTCACTTAACTGAACACTTGAAAAAAAATCGTCACGATTACAACACTGAGCGTTCTCTTGTACTATTAGTAGGTAAAAGAAGAGCTTTGTTGGATTACTTGAAAAAGAAAGAAATCAACAGATATCGTGAGATTATCAAAGTATTGAATATCAGAAAATAA
- a CDS encoding polyribonucleotide nucleotidyltransferase: MIPQLFVEKIDLGDGRSITIETGRLAKQADGSVVVRMGDTMILATAVSARTSNPGVDFLPLTVDYREKFAAAGRFPGGFFKREARPSDSEVLTMRLVDRVLRPLFPDDYHAETQVMIQLMSHDEEVMPDALAGLAASAALAVSDIPFYNLISEVRVARIDGKLVINPSREDLEKSDIDMMIGASMDSVAMVEGEMKEISEAEMIEAIKFAHEAIKVQIQAQLRLQAAFGKKEIRTYEGEKENEEIYKKVKAAAYDKIYAIAKVGSAKHERGAAFAEVKEEVKALFTEEELAADGDLVSKYFYKTNKEAVRNVVLELGVRLDGRKTTDIRPIWCETDYLPRVHGSSLFTRGETQALATVTLGTSREANQIDSPSEQGEEKFYLHYNFPPFSTGEAKPLRGTSRREVGHGNLAQRALKNMIPADCPYTIRVVSEVLESNGSSSMATVCAGTMALMDAGVQMVKPVSGIAMGLITDGEKFAVLSDILGDEDHLGDMDFKVTGTADGITACQMDIKIDGLRYDIMEQALAQARDGRLHILGKLTETIAAPRADVKAHAPKIITRTIPGNFIGALIGPGGKVIQELQKATGTTIVINEVDEQGVIEILGTDPAGIEAVLAKIASITFKPQMGEAYEVKVIKMLDFGAVVEYTAAPGNEVLLHVSELAWERTENVADVVKMGDVFQVKYLGVDPKTKKEKVSKKALVPRPPREEKKE, from the coding sequence ATGATTCCACAATTATTTGTAGAAAAGATCGATTTAGGTGATGGCAGAAGCATCACAATCGAGACAGGACGTTTAGCTAAACAAGCTGATGGTTCTGTAGTAGTAAGAATGGGCGACACTATGATCCTTGCAACAGCAGTTTCAGCTCGCACATCAAACCCAGGCGTTGATTTTTTACCATTAACGGTAGATTACCGCGAAAAATTCGCAGCAGCAGGTCGTTTCCCTGGAGGTTTCTTCAAGAGAGAAGCACGTCCAAGCGACAGCGAAGTATTAACAATGAGATTAGTAGACCGTGTATTGCGTCCGCTTTTCCCAGATGATTACCATGCTGAAACACAAGTTATGATTCAGTTAATGTCTCATGACGAAGAAGTTATGCCAGATGCTTTAGCTGGTTTAGCTGCTTCTGCAGCATTAGCAGTTTCAGATATTCCATTCTATAACTTAATTTCTGAAGTACGTGTTGCACGTATCGACGGAAAATTAGTAATCAACCCAAGCAGAGAAGATTTAGAAAAATCAGACATTGATATGATGATTGGAGCTTCTATGGATTCTGTTGCCATGGTTGAAGGTGAGATGAAAGAAATTTCAGAAGCTGAAATGATCGAAGCTATTAAGTTTGCTCACGAAGCTATCAAAGTTCAAATTCAGGCACAATTACGTTTACAAGCTGCTTTTGGTAAAAAAGAAATTCGTACTTACGAAGGTGAGAAAGAAAACGAAGAAATTTACAAAAAAGTAAAAGCTGCAGCATACGATAAAATCTATGCTATTGCAAAAGTTGGTTCAGCTAAACACGAAAGAGGTGCTGCATTTGCTGAAGTAAAAGAAGAAGTTAAAGCTTTATTTACTGAAGAAGAATTAGCTGCTGACGGTGATTTAGTTTCAAAATATTTCTACAAAACAAACAAAGAAGCTGTTCGTAATGTAGTATTAGAATTAGGTGTACGTTTAGATGGTAGAAAAACTACAGATATCAGACCAATCTGGTGTGAGACTGATTATTTACCAAGAGTTCACGGTTCTTCTTTATTTACTCGTGGAGAAACTCAGGCTTTGGCAACTGTAACTTTAGGAACTTCCAGAGAAGCTAACCAGATCGATTCTCCATCTGAGCAAGGTGAAGAGAAATTCTACTTACACTATAACTTCCCTCCTTTCTCTACTGGTGAAGCAAAACCACTAAGAGGAACTTCAAGAAGAGAAGTTGGTCACGGTAACTTAGCTCAAAGAGCTTTAAAAAATATGATTCCTGCTGATTGTCCTTATACAATTCGTGTTGTTTCTGAGGTTTTAGAATCTAACGGTTCTTCTTCTATGGCAACAGTTTGTGCCGGAACAATGGCTTTGATGGATGCTGGGGTTCAAATGGTAAAACCAGTTTCTGGGATTGCTATGGGATTGATTACTGACGGAGAGAAATTTGCTGTATTGTCTGATATTTTAGGTGACGAAGATCACTTAGGAGATATGGACTTTAAAGTAACCGGAACTGCTGACGGTATTACAGCTTGTCAAATGGACATCAAAATTGATGGTTTACGTTATGACATTATGGAGCAAGCTTTAGCTCAAGCTCGTGATGGACGTTTACACATTTTAGGAAAATTAACTGAAACTATCGCTGCACCAAGAGCTGACGTAAAAGCTCATGCACCAAAAATCATTACCAGAACTATTCCTGGAAACTTTATTGGAGCATTAATTGGACCTGGTGGAAAAGTAATTCAGGAATTACAAAAAGCTACCGGAACAACTATTGTAATCAACGAAGTTGATGAGCAAGGTGTTATCGAAATCTTGGGTACAGATCCTGCTGGAATTGAAGCGGTATTAGCAAAAATTGCTTCTATTACTTTCAAACCACAAATGGGAGAAGCTTACGAAGTAAAAGTGATCAAAATGCTTGATTTTGGAGCTGTAGTAGAATATACTGCTGCACCAGGAAACGAAGTATTGCTTCACGTATCTGAATTAGCTTGGGAGCGTACTGAAAATGTAGCTGATGTAGTTAAAATGGGAGATGTTTTCCAAGTGAAATACTTAGGAGTTGACCCAAAAACTAAAAAAGAAAAAGTGTCTAAAAAAGCACTTGTTCCAAGACCTCCACGTGAGGAGAAAAAAGAGTAA
- a CDS encoding TonB-dependent receptor: MKKHFIFCLFLLLPIFLFSQEKNISIEYSNVTRKKAIEILEKNTSFHFYFKDQWLSDSELISGEFKNTSISVILDAILNNTTINYIIDNNNIILSNGLLISNIITEKYFEPTDDKSVNKATNLPIIPIYNKQYLNDSKKDSDSIISLGKQSLINASQTYTLSGYIKDRITGKPEYNITIKVKDKDISTVSDVNGYYSFRVPAGINIIEAQSISHQSKAKKIVLYNNGKADFNLDENVNALKEVVIENKKTRNVTSAVAGLTSIDIENIKNVPLILGERDIFKVATTLPGIKTAGEGSAGFNVRGGKDDQNLFLLDNASLYNPSHFLGFFSSVNPFTTKKADIYKGSIPAEFGGRLSSVFDIKSKNGNTEKVSGEAGIGPVMSNVTLEIPIVKGKSSLLFGGRASYSDWILRTIKDPELDNSQASFYDVILKYNHQISKKDNLETSLYYSHDKYSINSDSIYKYNNLLATVKWDHDFNAKNKSSLIVTNSQYNFNIDYDSQPEKSFDYGYKINETQFVFKMRYNLNEKHSFNYGVSSKMYNVKPGFLKSTGDNSLIKDITLEKEKALESALFFTENYKVSDKLLIDLGLRYSFYSALGPSTQNIYQDDRPKSDKTVIDTKIYNNNESIKTYGGFEPRISARYFILPDLSVKASFDRTYQYMHLLSTNTTQSPMDVWKLSDLNTEPQSSNQFSLGFFKNIIQKSLELSIEGYYKRSKNILDYKVGAELFLNENIETELLQGEGKAYGVEFLIKKEKGNFNGWLSYTYSRALIKLDSRFDAEKINNGDYFPTNYDKPHDFSAILNYKFTKRYSLSTNFVYQTGRPVTFPIGSYDFAGEDFTLYSNRNQYRIPDYYRLDIGLNFEGNHKIKKLAHSFWNLSVYNVLGRNNPYNVYFVTEDRKIKAYKTSIFSVPIPTITYNIKF; the protein is encoded by the coding sequence ATGAAAAAACACTTTATCTTCTGTTTATTTTTGTTATTGCCAATCTTTCTTTTTTCTCAGGAAAAAAATATTTCTATAGAATATTCAAATGTAACACGAAAAAAAGCTATCGAAATACTAGAAAAAAACACTTCTTTTCACTTCTATTTTAAAGACCAATGGTTATCAGACAGTGAGCTTATTTCAGGCGAATTTAAGAATACCTCTATTTCAGTAATTTTAGATGCTATTTTGAATAACACGACCATAAATTACATTATTGACAACAACAATATTATTCTAAGCAATGGTCTTTTAATCTCAAATATTATAACTGAAAAATATTTTGAACCGACCGATGATAAAAGTGTTAACAAGGCCACTAATTTGCCAATTATTCCAATTTATAATAAACAGTATCTAAATGATTCTAAAAAAGACTCAGACTCTATTATTTCTCTTGGAAAACAGTCTTTGATAAACGCATCTCAAACCTATACTTTATCAGGCTACATTAAAGACAGGATTACAGGAAAACCAGAATACAACATCACAATTAAAGTAAAAGACAAAGACATAAGTACAGTAAGTGATGTAAATGGTTATTACAGTTTTAGAGTTCCTGCAGGTATCAATATAATTGAGGCACAATCCATCAGTCATCAGTCAAAGGCTAAAAAAATTGTACTTTACAACAATGGGAAAGCTGATTTTAATTTGGATGAAAATGTAAATGCACTTAAAGAAGTTGTCATCGAAAATAAAAAAACAAGAAATGTAACCTCAGCAGTTGCAGGTCTTACCAGTATTGATATCGAAAACATCAAAAATGTGCCTTTAATTTTGGGCGAAAGAGACATTTTTAAAGTTGCTACAACACTTCCGGGGATAAAAACTGCAGGAGAAGGTTCTGCGGGCTTTAATGTACGAGGAGGAAAAGATGATCAAAACTTATTTTTATTAGACAACGCTTCTTTATACAACCCATCTCACTTTTTAGGCTTCTTTTCTTCTGTCAATCCTTTTACAACAAAAAAAGCCGACATATACAAAGGAAGTATTCCTGCTGAGTTTGGAGGAAGACTTTCTTCTGTTTTTGATATTAAATCAAAAAATGGAAATACCGAAAAAGTTTCTGGTGAAGCCGGAATTGGGCCTGTAATGAGCAATGTTACTCTTGAAATTCCGATCGTAAAAGGAAAATCAAGCTTATTATTTGGTGGCAGAGCAAGTTATTCTGACTGGATTCTGAGAACTATTAAAGATCCTGAACTAGATAATAGTCAAGCCTCTTTTTATGATGTGATTTTAAAATACAATCATCAAATCAGTAAAAAAGATAATCTCGAAACCTCTCTGTATTATAGTCATGATAAATACAGCATTAACTCAGATTCCATCTACAAATACAACAACTTATTAGCAACCGTAAAATGGGATCATGATTTTAATGCAAAAAATAAATCTTCCCTAATTGTTACCAATAGTCAGTATAATTTTAACATCGATTACGATTCTCAGCCTGAAAAATCATTTGATTACGGCTATAAAATCAATGAAACTCAGTTTGTTTTTAAAATGAGATACAATCTCAATGAAAAACATTCCTTTAATTATGGCGTTAGCAGCAAAATGTATAATGTTAAACCTGGCTTCCTCAAATCAACAGGTGACAACTCTCTGATTAAAGATATTACACTTGAAAAGGAAAAAGCTTTAGAATCGGCTTTATTCTTTACCGAAAATTATAAGGTCAGTGATAAACTTTTAATTGATCTAGGTTTGCGTTATTCTTTTTATTCTGCACTTGGCCCTTCTACGCAAAACATCTATCAGGATGACCGCCCAAAATCTGACAAAACTGTTATTGATACCAAGATCTACAATAATAATGAGTCTATAAAAACGTATGGAGGTTTTGAGCCCAGAATTTCAGCGCGATATTTTATACTTCCGGATTTATCTGTAAAAGCAAGTTTTGACAGAACCTATCAATACATGCATTTACTATCAACTAATACCACACAATCTCCTATGGATGTATGGAAACTTTCTGATTTAAATACTGAGCCACAATCTTCCAATCAGTTTTCGTTAGGGTTTTTCAAAAATATAATTCAAAAATCATTAGAACTAAGTATAGAAGGTTATTATAAACGCTCAAAAAACATTCTGGATTATAAAGTTGGTGCCGAATTATTTTTGAACGAAAACATCGAAACGGAACTTCTTCAGGGAGAAGGAAAAGCCTATGGAGTTGAATTTTTGATCAAAAAAGAAAAAGGAAATTTTAATGGCTGGTTAAGCTATACTTATTCCAGAGCCTTAATAAAACTTGACAGTAGATTTGATGCTGAAAAAATAAACAACGGAGATTATTTCCCTACAAATTATGACAAACCGCATGATTTTAGCGCTATTTTAAACTACAAATTCACAAAGAGATACAGTTTGTCAACCAATTTTGTTTACCAAACCGGCAGACCTGTCACTTTTCCGATTGGGTCGTATGATTTTGCAGGAGAGGATTTTACTTTATATAGTAATCGCAACCAATATAGAATTCCGGATTATTACAGATTGGATATTGGTCTCAATTTTGAAGGAAATCACAAAATAAAAAAACTCGCACATAGTTTCTGGAATCTTTCAGTCTACAATGTTCTGGGAAGAAACAACCCGTATAATGTTTATTTTGTTACTGAAGATAGAAAAATCAAGGCATACAAAACATCTATTTTTTCTGTTCCAATTCCGACAATAACCTATAACATTAAATTTTAA